The Helianthus annuus cultivar XRQ/B chromosome 16, HanXRQr2.0-SUNRISE, whole genome shotgun sequence genome includes a window with the following:
- the LOC110919339 gene encoding uncharacterized protein LOC110919339, with translation MSYVTSAKFKVGEDRWVWNAADRGEFSVENVRKQINKQDGVGIEEEWKHWKHWVPPKINYFTWRTTLDKIPVKQELIRRGIPVSYPLCSRCEVREESAGHLICECTMSKSIWRYVLVWLKLPLSNEFRSCNEALEFVKGLTGSEEWKKVLNVVFQTTMWNIWKSRNEKEFDGYTHTENNIVEAIMSDNFIWLKSRLKLQDIVWERWVDFNIRDIVR, from the exons ATGTCGTATG tcaCTAGCGCGAAATTTAAAGTAGGGGAGGACCGATGGGTATGGAACGCAGCTGATAGAGGAGAATTCTCAGTGGAAAATGTCAGAAAACAGATAAACAAGCAGGACGGCGTCGGAATTGAGGAAGAATGGAAACATTGGAAGCATTGGGTGCCGCCAAAGATAAATTACTTCACATGGAGAACTACGCTTGACAAGATTCCGGTGAAGCAAGAGCTGATTAGGAGAGGCATACCAGTAAGTTATCCACTCTGTTCCAGATGTGAAGTACGAGAAGAATCGGCTGGCCATTTAATTTGTGAATGCACCATGTCAAAATCAATATGGAGGTACGTACTTGTATGGCTAAAACTACCATTGTCCAATGAATTTCGTTCTTGCAATGAGGCTTTAGAGTTTGTGAAAGGTTTAACAGGATCTGAAGAATGGAAGAAAGTTCTAAATGTGGTATTCCAAACGACTATGTGGAATATATGGAAgtcaagaaatgaaaaggaattcgACGGCTATACCCACACCGAGAACAACATAGTGGAGGCAATAATGTCGGATAACTTTATCTGGCTAAAGAGTAGATTAAAACTTCAAGATATTGTATGGGAGAGATGGGTGGATTTCAATATAAGAGACATAGTGAGATAA